In Apium graveolens cultivar Ventura chromosome 10, ASM990537v1, whole genome shotgun sequence, the following are encoded in one genomic region:
- the LOC141689229 gene encoding WD repeat-containing protein PCN-like isoform X1, with product MQLPPSFSVTYMHKMMMRKKVKVQYKSSDYEAPMQYKSTSSSIDDYKPSPIVALATSPDGSRVAAAREDASLEIWLVSPGAVGWHCQLTIYGDPNSRVSSLVWCHSNGFHSLGRLFSSSIDGSVSEWDLFDLRQKNVLSIGVSIWQMASAPYTNPQSNEKKHSQYIKMINDSSDDDCSESESDSDSVVTTDGSIIEDANIAMACDDGCVRICTVSDELIYRKSLPRVSGRTLSVTWSQDADKIFSGSSDGLIRCWDLKTVREVFRITVGLGELGSGPELCIWSLLSLRSGTLVSADSNGRVQFWNSQMGTLLQAHSRHKGDVNALSAGPSHNMVFSAGSDGQVILYKLSKDVSRSTDEKSSVTVIKKWVYVGYSRAHTHDVRALTVAVPISREGDAGSYIRYTFPDEKVKKEKSDSVPKNEKVNRKKKKKDRVKKKPRDFSFRKWGHIGVPMLISAGDDTKLFAYAANDFTQFSPHDICLVPQKPPMQLVLNTVFNQTPLLVIQASKWLDIFCIRSKTSSHTDISSDPCAGIATTDLVVRVKSKASQKIICSSMSNSGVFFSYSNQMKPRLFKLNKTEAEKSAWTIEKRKLPNLPFAHSMCFSYDSSWLMIAGNDRKIYVVDVGSLNLICTYTPQCKDIDDEILSEPPITRMFTSPDGQWLAAVNCFGDVYIFNLEIRRQHWFISRLDGASVTAGGFTPRNSNILVISTSSNQVYAIDVDAKQLGEWSTQHKFTLPRSDLKFCGEIIGLTFQPSLKASSVIVYSPRAMCEINFGAPVIVKDLDASVRKLPSSHLKKERKRKLEGCDFEKKVEKKTKHSGKEDFEITPFDKPVLFVGHLSKGSLFVMGKPWSQVVTTFDAPPVHRHIYGT from the exons ATGCAGCTCCCTCCCTCGTTCTCAGTAACATACATGCACAAGATGATGATGAGAAAGAAGGTGAAGGTGCAATATAAGAGTAGTGATTACGAGGCACCCATGCAATACAAGAGCACTAGTAGTAGTATTGATGATTACAAGCCATCTCCGATTGTTGCCCTAGCTACTAGTCCTGATGGTTCTAGAGTGGCTGCCGCTCGTGAAGACGCTTCGCTTGAGATTTGGCTCGTCTCTCCTGGCGCCGTCGGCTGGCACTGCCAGCTG ACGATTTACGGAGATCCTAATTCGAGAGTCTCATCGCTTGTTTGGTGTCATTCCAATGGATTCCACTCTCTTGGACGCTTGTTTTCTTCTAGTATTGACGGTTCAGTTTCCGAGTGGGACCTTTTTGACTTGAGACAGAAG AATGTGCTCTCTATTGGCGTGTCAATCTGGCAAATGGCGTCTGCCCCATACACAAACCCGCAAAGTAATGAAAAGAAGCATTCTCAGTATATTAAAATGATTAATGATTCTAGTGATGATGATTGTAGTGAGAGTGAAAGTGACAGTGATTCGGTTGTGACAACGGATGGATCTATTATTGAAGATGCAAATATAGCAATGGCTTGTGATGATGGCTGTGTGCGAATTTGCACTGTTTCTGATGAGTTAATTTACCGCAAGTCATTGCCAAGAGTCAGTG GACGCACCTTGAGTGTGACTTGGAGTCAGGATGCAGATAAGATTTTCTCAGGAAGTAGTGATGG GTTAATAAGATGCTGGGATCTTAAAACAGTTCGTGAGGTTTTCAGGATAACAGTCGGACTTGGAGAATTAGGCAGTGGACCTGAACTCTGCATATGGTCATTGCTTTCCCTCAG GAGTGGTACCCTTGTCAGTGCTGATAGTAACGGTAGAGTGCAGTTCTGGAACAGTCAAATGGGAACTCTTTTGCAGGCTCATTCGCGTCACAAGGGTGATGTGAATGCGCTATCTGCAGGGCCAAGTCATAATATGGTATTTTCTGCTGGCTCGGATGGTCAG GTGATACTCTATAAGCTCTCAAAAGATGTATCCCGATCGACTGATGAAAAGTCTTCTGTCACAGTAATTAAGAAGTGGGTCTATGTTGGTTATTCAAGAGCTCATACACACGATGTGAGGGCCTTGACTGTTGCAGTTCCCATAAGTAGAGAAGGTGACGCTGGCTCCTATATCCGAT ATACGTTTCCTGATGAAAAGGTAAAGAAGGAAAAGAGTGACAGTGTTCCGAAGAATGAGAAGGTAAataggaaaaagaaaaagaaagaccGCGTAAAGAAGAAGCCCCGTGATTTTAGTTTCCGCAAGTGGGGTCATATAGGTGTTCCCATGCTTATTTCAGCTGGTGATGACACAAAGCTTTTTGCGTATGCTGCAAATGATTTTACCCAATTCTCTCCTCATGACATATGTCTAGTGCCACAGAAACCACCAATGCAACTGGTACTGAATACAGTTTTCAATCAAACTCCTTTGCTTGTGATTCAGGCCTCCAAGTGGTTAGATATTTTTTGCATCCGATCAAAAACTAGTTCTCAtactgatataagttctgacCCTTGTGCCGGCATTGCGACCACAGATTTGGTTGTCAGAGTCAAGAGTAAGGCTTCTCAGAAGATCATTTGCAGCTCCATGTCTAACTCGGGAGTGTTCTTTTCATACTCTAATCAAATGAAACCTAGGCTTTTTAAACTAAATAAAACCGAAGCTGAAAAAAGTGCATGGACTATTGAAAAAAGGAAACTTCCGAATCTGCCATTTGCACATTCTATGTGTTTCAGTTATGATTCTTCTTGGCTGATGATAGCAGGGAATGACAGAAAAATATAT GTTGTAGATGTGGGAAGCCTAAATCTGATTTGCACATATACCCCTCAGTGCAAGGACATCGATGATGAAATTCTCAGTGAGCCTCCTATAACAAGGATGTTCACTAGTCCTGATGGACAGTGGTTGGCAGCTGTCAACTGTTTTGGAGATGTATACATTTTTAATCTGGAGATAAGAAG ACAGCACTGGTTCATATCCAGATTAGATGGCGCTTCTGTTACCGCTGGTGGTTTTACTCCTCGAAACAGTAACATCCTTGTGATCTCCACCTCTTCAAATCAGGTTTATGCAATTGATGTGGATGCCAAACAGTTGGGTGAATGGTCTACTCAGCACAAATTTACTCTTCCCAGGAGTGACCTAAAATTTTGTGGAGAGATTATAGGACTTACATTTCAGCCATCCCTAAAAGCTTCTTCTGTAATTGTCTACAGTCCCAG GGCGATGTGTGAGATAAACTTTGGAGCACCGGTTATCGTAAAAGATCTCGATGCTTCTGTGAGGAAATTACCAAGTTCACATTTGAAAAAAGAACGGAAAAGAAAGTTAGAGGGCTGTGACTTTGAAAAGAAAGTTGAAAAGAAAACTAAACACAGTGGTAAGGAGGATTTTGAAATTACCCCTTTTGATAAACCTGTATTGTTTGTTGGACATCTTTCCAAAGGTTCTCTCTTTGTCATGGGAAAACCGTGGAGTCAGGTGGTTACAACATTTGATGCCCCGCCTGTGCACAGACATATCTATGGTACATAA
- the LOC141689229 gene encoding WD repeat-containing protein PCN-like isoform X2, with the protein MQLPPSFSVTYMHKMMMRKKVKVQYKSSDYEAPMQYKSTSSSIDDYKPSPIVALATSPDGSRVAAAREDASLEIWLVSPGAVGWHCQLTIYGDPNSRVSSLVWCHSNGFHSLGRLFSSSIDGSVSEWDLFDLRQKNVLSIGVSIWQMASAPYTNPQSNEKKHSQYIKMINDSSDDDCSESESDSDSVVTTDGSIIEDANIAMACDDGCVRICTVSDELIYRKSLPRVSGRTLSVTWSQDADKIFSGSSDGLIRCWDLKTVREVFRITVGLGELGSGPELCIWSLLSLRSGTLVSADSNGRVQFWNSQMGTLLQAHSRHKGDVNALSAGPSHNMVFSAGSDGQVILYKLSKDVSRSTDEKSSVTVIKKWVYVGYSRAHTHDVRALTVAVPISREDTFPDEKVKKEKSDSVPKNEKVNRKKKKKDRVKKKPRDFSFRKWGHIGVPMLISAGDDTKLFAYAANDFTQFSPHDICLVPQKPPMQLVLNTVFNQTPLLVIQASKWLDIFCIRSKTSSHTDISSDPCAGIATTDLVVRVKSKASQKIICSSMSNSGVFFSYSNQMKPRLFKLNKTEAEKSAWTIEKRKLPNLPFAHSMCFSYDSSWLMIAGNDRKIYVVDVGSLNLICTYTPQCKDIDDEILSEPPITRMFTSPDGQWLAAVNCFGDVYIFNLEIRRQHWFISRLDGASVTAGGFTPRNSNILVISTSSNQVYAIDVDAKQLGEWSTQHKFTLPRSDLKFCGEIIGLTFQPSLKASSVIVYSPRAMCEINFGAPVIVKDLDASVRKLPSSHLKKERKRKLEGCDFEKKVEKKTKHSGKEDFEITPFDKPVLFVGHLSKGSLFVMGKPWSQVVTTFDAPPVHRHIYGT; encoded by the exons ATGCAGCTCCCTCCCTCGTTCTCAGTAACATACATGCACAAGATGATGATGAGAAAGAAGGTGAAGGTGCAATATAAGAGTAGTGATTACGAGGCACCCATGCAATACAAGAGCACTAGTAGTAGTATTGATGATTACAAGCCATCTCCGATTGTTGCCCTAGCTACTAGTCCTGATGGTTCTAGAGTGGCTGCCGCTCGTGAAGACGCTTCGCTTGAGATTTGGCTCGTCTCTCCTGGCGCCGTCGGCTGGCACTGCCAGCTG ACGATTTACGGAGATCCTAATTCGAGAGTCTCATCGCTTGTTTGGTGTCATTCCAATGGATTCCACTCTCTTGGACGCTTGTTTTCTTCTAGTATTGACGGTTCAGTTTCCGAGTGGGACCTTTTTGACTTGAGACAGAAG AATGTGCTCTCTATTGGCGTGTCAATCTGGCAAATGGCGTCTGCCCCATACACAAACCCGCAAAGTAATGAAAAGAAGCATTCTCAGTATATTAAAATGATTAATGATTCTAGTGATGATGATTGTAGTGAGAGTGAAAGTGACAGTGATTCGGTTGTGACAACGGATGGATCTATTATTGAAGATGCAAATATAGCAATGGCTTGTGATGATGGCTGTGTGCGAATTTGCACTGTTTCTGATGAGTTAATTTACCGCAAGTCATTGCCAAGAGTCAGTG GACGCACCTTGAGTGTGACTTGGAGTCAGGATGCAGATAAGATTTTCTCAGGAAGTAGTGATGG GTTAATAAGATGCTGGGATCTTAAAACAGTTCGTGAGGTTTTCAGGATAACAGTCGGACTTGGAGAATTAGGCAGTGGACCTGAACTCTGCATATGGTCATTGCTTTCCCTCAG GAGTGGTACCCTTGTCAGTGCTGATAGTAACGGTAGAGTGCAGTTCTGGAACAGTCAAATGGGAACTCTTTTGCAGGCTCATTCGCGTCACAAGGGTGATGTGAATGCGCTATCTGCAGGGCCAAGTCATAATATGGTATTTTCTGCTGGCTCGGATGGTCAG GTGATACTCTATAAGCTCTCAAAAGATGTATCCCGATCGACTGATGAAAAGTCTTCTGTCACAGTAATTAAGAAGTGGGTCTATGTTGGTTATTCAAGAGCTCATACACACGATGTGAGGGCCTTGACTGTTGCAGTTCCCATAAGTAGAGAAG ATACGTTTCCTGATGAAAAGGTAAAGAAGGAAAAGAGTGACAGTGTTCCGAAGAATGAGAAGGTAAataggaaaaagaaaaagaaagaccGCGTAAAGAAGAAGCCCCGTGATTTTAGTTTCCGCAAGTGGGGTCATATAGGTGTTCCCATGCTTATTTCAGCTGGTGATGACACAAAGCTTTTTGCGTATGCTGCAAATGATTTTACCCAATTCTCTCCTCATGACATATGTCTAGTGCCACAGAAACCACCAATGCAACTGGTACTGAATACAGTTTTCAATCAAACTCCTTTGCTTGTGATTCAGGCCTCCAAGTGGTTAGATATTTTTTGCATCCGATCAAAAACTAGTTCTCAtactgatataagttctgacCCTTGTGCCGGCATTGCGACCACAGATTTGGTTGTCAGAGTCAAGAGTAAGGCTTCTCAGAAGATCATTTGCAGCTCCATGTCTAACTCGGGAGTGTTCTTTTCATACTCTAATCAAATGAAACCTAGGCTTTTTAAACTAAATAAAACCGAAGCTGAAAAAAGTGCATGGACTATTGAAAAAAGGAAACTTCCGAATCTGCCATTTGCACATTCTATGTGTTTCAGTTATGATTCTTCTTGGCTGATGATAGCAGGGAATGACAGAAAAATATAT GTTGTAGATGTGGGAAGCCTAAATCTGATTTGCACATATACCCCTCAGTGCAAGGACATCGATGATGAAATTCTCAGTGAGCCTCCTATAACAAGGATGTTCACTAGTCCTGATGGACAGTGGTTGGCAGCTGTCAACTGTTTTGGAGATGTATACATTTTTAATCTGGAGATAAGAAG ACAGCACTGGTTCATATCCAGATTAGATGGCGCTTCTGTTACCGCTGGTGGTTTTACTCCTCGAAACAGTAACATCCTTGTGATCTCCACCTCTTCAAATCAGGTTTATGCAATTGATGTGGATGCCAAACAGTTGGGTGAATGGTCTACTCAGCACAAATTTACTCTTCCCAGGAGTGACCTAAAATTTTGTGGAGAGATTATAGGACTTACATTTCAGCCATCCCTAAAAGCTTCTTCTGTAATTGTCTACAGTCCCAG GGCGATGTGTGAGATAAACTTTGGAGCACCGGTTATCGTAAAAGATCTCGATGCTTCTGTGAGGAAATTACCAAGTTCACATTTGAAAAAAGAACGGAAAAGAAAGTTAGAGGGCTGTGACTTTGAAAAGAAAGTTGAAAAGAAAACTAAACACAGTGGTAAGGAGGATTTTGAAATTACCCCTTTTGATAAACCTGTATTGTTTGTTGGACATCTTTCCAAAGGTTCTCTCTTTGTCATGGGAAAACCGTGGAGTCAGGTGGTTACAACATTTGATGCCCCGCCTGTGCACAGACATATCTATGGTACATAA